A single window of Gammaproteobacteria bacterium DNA harbors:
- a CDS encoding efflux RND transporter permease subunit, with the protein MNISKLFIQRPVMTLVLTIAVIVFGWFAYQALPISELPEIDFATISVSASLPGADPETMANAVATPLEKQFSAIAGLDSMTSTNSQGQTSITLQFALDRNIDAAAQDVQTAIAQTSKSLPADMTNPPTMRKVNPASSPIIFLALTGDNIPLTTLDEYAQTYIAQRLSMVNGVAQVQVFGSQQYAVRIHLNPSAMAARNLSSTDIIEAIKAANTNQPAGTLRTPERTYAVKTSSPYTDAISFNQAIIGFVGGAAVRLKDVGYAEDSVANNQAAAWYDKHRAIILAIQRQPGSNTVAVADAIHQLLPELTQKLPGGAKLHIVYDRSEFIRAALNEMKFTLILAIVLVAGIILLFLGRIAPTIIAMLSLPVSLIATFGLMYVLGYSIDNLSLMGLILAVGFIVDDAIVVLENIVRYLEQGFNRMEAALKGSQEIFFTVISMTISLVAVFIPILFMGGLLGRLFHEFAVVVGISILISGIVALTLTPMLCSRLLRQPNAGNTALKRDESSYNTHSLFPWFERLFIQSKNFYEQSLRSALNHSKGMLIMTGVVLVLTIGLFGIVSKGFIPSEDTGFIMGMTKVPVGLPYSDLVKRQQTVAEAVRATPGVEQIISVIGQGRNGGNTNGGQLHVRLKPPSERDLTADEIISQLRRSLQKIPGIQTFFQNPPAIQAGPAVSSSNYQYVLQGHDLQQLQTASVQLQQQMAQLPGIRDVNSDLDLSNPEVRVKILYDRAAALGVTADAIQTALYDAYGTRQISTIYTPTDEYQVIADIDTEHQRHVNSLNTIYARSGNGSLVPLSALVELEQGTGPISVNHYGQLPAVMLSFNLATGASLGAVTQEIEALAKTVLPAGVTGTFAGSALAFKDSLRTLPLLLLMTIFVIYVVLAILYEHFIHPITILTALPFASFGALLMLMLFHLELDIFSFIGIIMLVGLVKKNGIMMVDFAIEARRTQNLSAYDAIVQACLTRFRPIMMTTMTAILATLPLAIGLGTGGEARRPMGVAVVGGLLFSQMLTLYVTPVFYLVLDNLSRRGRKRIPDRQSPSLLAGEED; encoded by the coding sequence ATGAACATTTCTAAACTCTTCATACAACGCCCCGTCATGACACTTGTCTTGACCATCGCGGTCATTGTGTTCGGCTGGTTTGCTTATCAAGCATTACCCATCAGCGAATTACCAGAAATAGACTTCGCCACTATCAGTGTCTCAGCCAGCCTACCTGGCGCTGATCCCGAAACCATGGCCAATGCCGTAGCAACGCCATTGGAAAAACAATTCAGCGCCATTGCTGGGTTAGACTCCATGACTTCCACTAATAGCCAAGGACAAACCTCCATCACCCTGCAATTTGCGCTAGATCGCAATATTGACGCCGCTGCGCAAGATGTCCAGACCGCCATCGCCCAAACTAGCAAATCTTTACCTGCTGATATGACCAATCCCCCAACGATGCGCAAAGTCAATCCTGCCTCTTCACCGATTATTTTTTTAGCATTAACCGGCGACAATATTCCTCTCACGACATTGGATGAATATGCGCAAACCTATATCGCCCAGCGCCTGTCGATGGTCAATGGCGTAGCACAAGTCCAGGTTTTTGGCAGCCAGCAATATGCAGTGCGCATTCATTTGAACCCTAGTGCTATGGCCGCGCGTAATCTGAGTAGCACAGACATCATCGAAGCTATTAAGGCCGCCAACACCAATCAACCCGCTGGCACATTGCGCACACCCGAGCGCACTTATGCCGTAAAAACCTCAAGCCCCTATACCGATGCGATTAGCTTCAACCAGGCCATCATTGGCTTTGTCGGCGGTGCAGCCGTGCGCCTCAAAGATGTCGGTTACGCCGAAGACAGTGTAGCCAACAATCAGGCAGCCGCCTGGTATGATAAACATCGAGCCATTATTTTAGCGATACAGCGCCAACCTGGATCTAATACCGTAGCGGTAGCCGATGCAATACATCAATTACTACCGGAGCTCACGCAAAAACTGCCGGGCGGCGCTAAACTGCATATCGTCTACGACCGCTCTGAATTTATCCGCGCAGCATTAAATGAAATGAAATTTACCCTGATACTGGCTATTGTGTTGGTCGCCGGCATTATTCTCTTATTCCTCGGGCGTATCGCACCGACGATTATCGCCATGTTATCCCTACCGGTTTCCCTGATTGCTACTTTCGGGTTGATGTATGTACTCGGCTACAGTATTGATAATCTGTCCTTGATGGGACTGATATTAGCCGTAGGCTTTATTGTCGACGATGCGATCGTGGTGCTGGAAAATATTGTGCGTTATCTGGAACAAGGTTTTAACCGCATGGAAGCAGCACTCAAAGGCAGTCAGGAAATCTTTTTTACCGTAATTTCTATGACGATTTCTTTAGTTGCGGTTTTTATACCGATTCTGTTTATGGGTGGCTTGCTAGGGCGATTATTTCATGAGTTTGCCGTTGTGGTGGGTATTTCTATTTTGATTTCAGGTATTGTGGCGCTGACTTTAACCCCGATGCTGTGCTCGCGCTTACTACGACAACCTAACGCAGGAAATACCGCTTTAAAACGCGATGAATCTAGCTACAACACGCATTCTTTATTTCCCTGGTTTGAACGTCTGTTTATTCAAAGTAAAAATTTTTATGAACAAAGTCTGCGCTCTGCACTCAATCACAGCAAAGGCATGTTGATTATGACTGGGGTGGTGCTGGTTTTGACCATAGGACTATTCGGCATTGTCTCCAAAGGTTTTATTCCTTCTGAAGATACTGGTTTTATTATGGGCATGACTAAAGTTCCTGTAGGCCTACCCTATTCTGATCTGGTTAAGCGGCAACAAACCGTAGCGGAAGCGGTGAGGGCCACCCCCGGCGTTGAACAGATTATTTCGGTTATAGGCCAGGGTCGCAATGGCGGCAACACCAATGGTGGGCAACTGCATGTCCGCCTTAAACCACCATCTGAACGCGACCTCACCGCGGACGAAATTATTTCACAACTGCGCCGCAGCCTGCAGAAAATTCCCGGCATACAGACATTTTTCCAAAATCCGCCCGCTATACAGGCAGGTCCTGCCGTCAGCAGCAGTAATTATCAATATGTGCTGCAAGGCCATGACTTACAACAATTGCAAACCGCATCCGTGCAATTACAGCAACAAATGGCGCAATTACCTGGCATCCGCGATGTGAACAGTGATTTAGATCTCAGCAATCCTGAAGTCCGAGTAAAAATTCTTTATGACCGTGCAGCTGCCCTTGGTGTCACTGCAGATGCCATTCAAACGGCATTATACGATGCTTATGGCACCCGCCAAATCAGCACCATTTATACGCCTACTGATGAATATCAAGTGATTGCAGATATCGATACCGAGCACCAACGCCATGTCAATTCGCTCAACACTATCTATGCGCGTTCCGGTAATGGCAGTTTAGTACCCTTATCGGCTCTAGTCGAACTAGAACAAGGCACTGGACCGATCAGTGTTAATCATTATGGCCAGTTACCTGCCGTGATGCTGTCTTTCAACCTGGCAACTGGTGCATCACTTGGAGCTGTTACCCAGGAAATTGAGGCACTGGCTAAAACCGTGTTGCCAGCCGGTGTGACTGGAACTTTCGCCGGTTCCGCGCTGGCATTTAAAGATTCACTGCGCACATTACCTTTATTACTGTTGATGACTATTTTTGTGATTTATGTGGTATTGGCGATATTGTATGAGCATTTCATTCACCCAATCACGATTCTTACGGCATTGCCGTTTGCCAGTTTTGGCGCGCTGTTGATGTTGATGTTATTTCATCTGGAGCTAGATATTTTTAGCTTTATCGGCATTATCATGCTGGTGGGTCTGGTTAAAAAGAACGGTATTATGATGGTGGATTTCGCTATCGAAGCACGCCGCACACAAAATTTGAGTGCTTATGATGCCATTGTGCAAGCCTGCCTGACGCGATTTCGTCCGATTATGATGACCACCATGACAGCGATTTTAGCGACGCTGCCGTTGGCAATTGGGCTTGGTACTGGTGGAGAAGCACGAAGACCAATGGGTGTTGCCGTAGTCGGCGGGTTGTTATTTTCGCAAATGTTGACGCTGTATGTGACACCGGTGTTTTATTTGGTGTTGGATAATCTGTCGCGACGTGGAAGAAAAAGGATCCCTGATCGGCAATCTCCTTCTCTCCTTGCAGGAGAAGAAGATTAG
- a CDS encoding efflux RND transporter periplasmic adaptor subunit yields the protein MKKSFPIRPAIVLSVIVLLCIYIWLSTKPTVHNAPKKGGFNKTFVVQVTRPIIKPVPVTLDEVGTVEAEETVSIIPQASGILKSIHVAQGQNVQAGELLFEIDPAVYLTAVAQAKANLERDQAQLALLNANAERYAALAKLEYVTRQQSDEAQAAASAQKAAVAADQAQLNQANIQLGYTQIRAPISGKAGAITVHQGDLISANNASPLLVINRLDPVLIDFSISQNQLPDLLHYQKAGTLKVKIIKESGSDVLGRGELSFINNNVNPQTGTVQIKAKAPNTDFALWPGQLVTVRLFLTTEPKALVIPENAVQLGQNGNFVYLLKQGKAVVQPVTVSRQIKHQAVIAKGLGGNEAVITEIPPGLSDGTLVQVADGLASKSTEKT from the coding sequence ATGAAAAAATCATTTCCAATCCGTCCAGCTATAGTGCTCAGTGTCATTGTGCTGTTATGTATTTACATTTGGCTAAGTACCAAACCCACTGTGCATAATGCGCCTAAAAAAGGCGGCTTTAACAAAACTTTTGTCGTTCAAGTCACCCGCCCGATTATAAAACCGGTACCCGTCACTTTAGACGAAGTAGGAACCGTAGAAGCCGAAGAAACCGTCTCCATCATTCCTCAAGCCAGTGGTATATTAAAAAGCATTCATGTCGCTCAAGGTCAAAATGTACAAGCCGGTGAATTGCTATTTGAAATTGATCCAGCTGTTTATTTAACCGCTGTCGCCCAAGCTAAAGCTAACTTAGAACGTGACCAGGCACAACTGGCTTTATTAAATGCCAATGCCGAACGTTATGCGGCACTGGCAAAACTGGAATACGTCACCCGACAACAATCAGATGAGGCGCAAGCTGCTGCCTCAGCACAAAAAGCTGCCGTGGCAGCTGACCAAGCTCAGCTTAACCAGGCAAATATCCAATTAGGCTATACGCAAATTCGTGCACCCATCTCAGGCAAAGCTGGTGCTATTACTGTACATCAGGGCGATTTAATCAGTGCAAACAATGCCTCTCCACTTTTGGTCATCAATCGCTTAGATCCGGTATTAATCGACTTTAGCATCAGCCAAAACCAATTACCGGATTTACTACATTATCAAAAAGCGGGTACTTTAAAAGTAAAAATTATTAAAGAAAGTGGCTCTGACGTTTTAGGACGTGGAGAATTATCTTTTATCAACAATAACGTCAATCCACAAACCGGCACAGTACAGATAAAAGCCAAAGCACCCAATACTGATTTTGCTTTGTGGCCAGGACAGTTAGTGACAGTACGGTTGTTTTTGACCACAGAACCAAAAGCGCTGGTCATTCCTGAAAATGCTGTGCAACTCGGCCAAAATGGCAATTTTGTGTATTTATTGAAACAGGGTAAAGCGGTGGTACAACCGGTGACGGTTTCACGACAAATTAAACATCAAGCGGTGATTGCTAAGGGGCTGGGCGGGAATGAAGCAGTGATTACTGAAATCCCACCAGGATTAAGTGATGGAACTCTGGTGCAGGTGGCGGATGGTTTGGCCTCGAAAAGCACTGAAAAAACTTGA
- a CDS encoding TolC family protein, whose amino-acid sequence MIILSITLCYAACANASINDPFNTDALTTSNPQTYWRGTTDLTLNDIAIQKAVSLLPHKPLTLSEITDFALRNNPTTRLAWAQAKFAAASLGNAKSAYLPQITAGLSAQYSSNLFSNNQGSGNTTGPNFSLSYLLLDFGTRANTVRAQHYALIAANLNQNSAIQQLIFQIEQAYYQVLGQQALIVANQQSVAEANTSVKASQALRSQGLATVGDVYQAQSSLAQATLSLEQATGNYQIALGQLATAMGVPANTPLQLTPLTEVLPIHKVSDNMQTLMAKATHNRPDLLAAAAQVRQSESQLTATKAAALPVVSLNASAGPVTIDNVGTTNTSISLNLTVPLFTGYSQTYQVRQAKAQVLASEADRDTLYQQVKLQVWQAYYALQTAGANVSSSEVFLKSSLQASKQARGQYQAGVGNILSVLSTQSSLATARVQSIQARLNWYIALAQLAQAMGQLSS is encoded by the coding sequence TTGATAATACTCAGTATAACCCTCTGTTATGCCGCCTGCGCCAATGCGAGTATCAATGATCCATTTAATACTGATGCTTTGACTACCAGCAATCCTCAAACTTATTGGCGGGGAACAACTGACCTGACGCTCAATGATATCGCTATTCAAAAAGCCGTGAGCTTATTACCACATAAACCCCTGACCCTGAGCGAAATTACCGATTTTGCCCTACGCAATAATCCCACAACACGTCTGGCCTGGGCACAGGCAAAATTTGCAGCAGCAAGCCTTGGCAATGCTAAAAGTGCTTATTTGCCCCAAATCACCGCCGGTTTAAGCGCCCAATACTCATCCAATCTCTTTTCTAACAACCAAGGCTCAGGGAATACCACTGGACCTAATTTTAGCTTGAGCTATCTTTTATTGGATTTTGGCACTCGCGCCAATACTGTGCGCGCTCAACATTATGCTTTGATTGCTGCTAATTTAAATCAGAACAGCGCCATTCAACAGCTGATTTTTCAAATAGAACAAGCCTACTATCAAGTATTGGGGCAGCAAGCGCTGATTGTAGCTAACCAGCAAAGTGTGGCAGAAGCCAATACCAGCGTCAAAGCATCACAAGCCTTGCGCTCACAAGGTCTGGCTACCGTGGGTGATGTCTATCAAGCACAATCTTCACTCGCTCAAGCGACCTTAAGTTTGGAACAAGCCACAGGAAATTATCAGATCGCCTTGGGGCAGCTTGCAACCGCAATGGGCGTGCCTGCCAATACGCCATTGCAATTGACGCCATTAACCGAAGTTTTGCCTATTCATAAAGTCAGCGACAATATGCAGACTTTAATGGCTAAAGCAACGCATAATCGTCCTGACCTCCTAGCAGCTGCCGCCCAAGTGCGCCAAAGCGAATCACAGCTGACCGCCACCAAAGCTGCCGCTTTACCTGTAGTCTCTTTGAATGCTTCAGCAGGTCCTGTGACCATCGACAATGTTGGCACAACTAACACGTCCATCAGTTTAAACCTCACAGTGCCACTGTTCACCGGATATTCGCAAACCTATCAAGTCAGACAAGCTAAAGCCCAGGTATTGGCATCAGAGGCCGATCGTGACACCTTATACCAACAAGTTAAATTGCAGGTTTGGCAAGCCTATTATGCTTTACAAACTGCCGGTGCTAATGTCAGTAGTAGTGAAGTTTTCTTAAAAAGCAGCCTGCAGGCTAGTAAACAAGCCCGAGGCCAGTATCAGGCTGGGGTAGGGAATATTTTATCGGTGCTCTCTACTCAATCTTCTTTAGCCACTGCACGCGTGCAGAGTATACAGGCGAGATTAAACTGGTATATTGCATTAGCACAACTAGCGCAGGCTATGGGGCAGTTATCATCCTGA